Part of the Quercus robur chromosome 5, dhQueRobu3.1, whole genome shotgun sequence genome, tctctcactagcCAATCCTCCTCACTGTGGCATTGCCAATCCTCTTCAACGTGCCGCCGTCGAGACACCTCAGTGTGCCGCTGCCGATGAAGCCCGTCCTCCATCCGTTGCCTCACCTCAAGGTATTTCTCCCTTTCACTAgctaagtttatttatttatttattttttgtgttttatagtttcaatttcatattttttttaaaaaataaagctaaTGTGTTATTTTGCTGTGGTTATGCTTAaagtttggattttggattgggttttgctgttgttacttttaaattttggctTGGTTATTTTTGCTGTTGTGcgaatgtgtttttttttgggacaaaatttaattacaaaattgttTGTACTATtagactacaaccttactcaataaaataaatattactacataatttgaaaatttaatagttGAATAGCATGTTTTGtatactcttaatacacatgtcaaattttgcgtcaatcagatattatttactatatgatttataagcttatattttatgcataattttaaattacaaaaacttgtaatttaaacaatttattaatagcttagctattgatctttaattttttaaaaatttcgtaagtatggaagatataagaaaaagatgtaatccGATCGTGGATCTgtcaaatttcacttttaatgaaaatatattgagtaaggttataaaTTTAggttacaacaaattttgtaattaaattttattttattttattttttattttattttttttttttatactaaaaggTCTATAACAGtccataaataaattaaaaaaaaaaaaagaaaagaaaaaaaaaagaggtctaTAACGGCGTTTTTAAAATGTCGTTATATGTCAAacgttaatattttatttacatGGTATTTTGTACCCCAACAGTTCATATCAGGAGTCTCATGTCTGGCATTGAATGTGTGATGGTACTTTACCCAATATCTCATTGAAACGTCAATGATGATTGTCTTAATAAACTCATATTTGATAAGGTTGTGGAAAACAGTATGGCAAAGGTTGAAACCGATCAATTTGAGGGGTCTTAAGGAGAAAAGTCTTTTATGTTGATGCAATTttttcttgtatatatatagaggtggtacagatttttctttgattttcacCTTTATTACCAGTGTATATCACTTTTCTTTCTACTTTTGATGGGAAATATTGTGTTGATTGCTGATTGTTTCTTGCATATATATTACATCTTAGAATTGTGCCTTGTAAGTtgaggtttttaatttttttactctttaatTGTGTCCCCACTATTTCGGCACATACAGtaacaactcaaaataaaatacccCTCTTGAGAAGGTTCTCAAAGTGTAAGAATTTTTCCCAAAGCTGTTGTCCACTCAAAGAAGGAACTGAGGGATATGTTAGAGGTTTTATTGCtctgtattattattattattgttgttgttgttgctattTTGATTTCTTGTTGTTATACATAGTTTTGGTCCAcatcattttttccttttcttcaaatATATTGGATTTTTTTCCATAGGTTGTGAAGTAATATTGAgcaattcctatatatatattgagctTTTATGGTTATTTGTTGTAGCCAGCCCTAATTAATATGTTGAGGATCTATAGTTGACCTTATAATTTTGAGACTAAGGCTTTGTTATTGTGGTAGTGGTGACTTTGacttagaatttgttttttgttttacaagGAGGGGAACGTAATGGCTGATTATATTaaaagaggcaaaaaaaaaaaaaaaaaaattaagcataatTGAGAGTCCAATAGATGTGGGTGACCAACTATGGAGACTTGTTGGTGGAATGAGATGGTTCGTGTGCCCCTATTTCTAAAAGGACTTGTTCATCATGGGGCTCTCTTGCCGCTAAAGTGGGCCGGACCCACAGCATAAAtatctttgaattttcttagTAGTTGGGTGTGTGTAACAAAACTCTTGATAATGATTAATGGACCGGCGTACGGGTTAATCTTTGTTAACGCAATctgaaattgagagaaaaagatGGTTGAGTTATATCATTTGAAACTAGAGCATTATGACTTTGAACTTGGATTTTTCAAAGAATACTCTTTGTCGCATATATAAAGTCCAAGGTAACTGCACAAGGTCAGAGTACACAAATCATGAACGTAGTCAATATGAAGACAATGAACCAATCAACCTTCTATGAAAGATCAACTGCAGAACTTCCTTTTTCCTCTTGTAAAGCACAAATCAAGCAgcctataaaagaaaattgcaaCTAATAAAtagaagttgaaaaaaaaagttgtaaagaTTGAACATGATGGGCTTAAGGTTCTACTTGtgtttcttggttttgtttACAACCCTTTTCATCTCAACCCACAGCCTTGGTCACCTTTGCCTGCCAGAAGAACATGTTGCCTTATTCATCTTTGGAGATTCATTATTTGATGCTGgaaataataattatatcaaCACCACAACTGATTACCAAGCAAATTATGAGCCATATGGGAAGAACTTTTTCAAGTACTCTTCTGGGAGATATTCCGATGGCCGTATAATTCCAGATTTTATTGGTAATATATTTGCTACATATGTACTGTCTTGTATTCTATAAAAtctcagttttttatttttttattatatgtattaattgtttgttttatttcagCTGAGTTTGCAAAGTTGTCATTCATTACACCATATCTACATCCTGGTTACCATCAATATACTGATGGGGCAAACTTCGCATCCGCTGGAGCCGGTGCTCTTGTTGAAACTCGCCAAGGAATGGTATGTAATCTTTAATATTAAGTAggcgttatatatatatatatatatgttaaggTAATATAAACTTCACACACATTTATAGGATTGCAATCATGATATTATCTAGTAGAAATGCACTAATCATACttattcacatcaaattataaataattatttagtagaatttgtaatatttttagcattttttattgtcttaaaatgggaaaaatatatattgttttcaggtatgtatatatatcttctctctcaaaacaaATGGGTTGATCTGATGAATGAGACTTATCTGTTGTGAGTCATGAGAAGATACATATACCCATAATAGGGTATACCTTTTCCTTAAAAAGATAGTGTATTTATTGCATGTGTGCGCTTCCATGAAGCAAATATTTTAatgcatttttctttatttataggTGATCGACCTAAAAACTCAATTAAGTTATTTCAAGAACTTCGAGAGGCTGTTGAGCGAAAAACTTGATGATGCAGAAGCTAAGACATTATTGTCCAGAGCTGTATACTTAATTAACATTGGAGCTAATGATTATGTAGTCCCTTTCACGAGGAATTCCAGCATCTTTCAATCCTATTCTCAAAAAGAATATGTAGACATGGTGATCGGCAATTTGACATTTGTGATCAaggtaataaaaattaacaatgtATTCATCACAAATTCATTCTACATACTTATTGTATATTCCCAACTCGATCTCCTTACCTTCTTTTTCGGACTGTTGCTTATACCCGTAACTACATATTGATTTGCTAGGAAATATATAAGGAAGGAGGAAGAAAATTTGGGTTTCTAAACTTGGCGCCATTGGGTTGTCTTCCATTGGGAAGAGCACTAAATTCAGGAAAGACAAATGAATGCAAGCATGAACTGACAGCCCTAGCAAAACTGCATAATAAAGCACTTACCGAAGTTCTCCATAATCTAGAGAACGAGCTCAATGGATTTAGATATTCAATAGCCGATACCTACACTATTCTTAGTGAAAGAATAAATAATCCTTTGAAATATGGTATGTCAATGTCATGATCATTTTCATAGTGTAGAATTTacttaattattgttatttctATCATAAACTGATACCAACATTTTGGTTGTAAATATGTTGTGATGAAGGTTTTAAGGAAGGGTATATTGCATGTTGTGGAATTGGACCGTACAAAGGAATTAATAGTTGTGGAGGAAAGAGATCAGTTAAAGAGTACGAATTATGTGAGAATGCTAGTGAATATGTGTTCTTTGACACTGTTCATCCCTCAGAAAAAGCCAACCAGCAATTCGCAGAGCTAATGTGGAGTGGAACTCCCAATGTTACAGGACCTTATAATCTCAAAGCATTGTTTGAACACAAATGAATGTAGATTTCATAAGCATTGAGTGAATCATaaatgttattatttatttatttattttttattttttgaaaatcaagttattattagaatttaaatatatataaaaaagtcaTTAAGCATGGATTTTCGTCATAAatgttattattaaaatttaaataataaaaagtaattaagcATGTATCTTTGTCACTATATCGCCGTTTCCATTGTAATTGATCttgtgcaaatttttttttttttttttttttttttttgatacaagatagaattctactctagcctaatctaagtgtatatgtgtgtgaaactccctcctggagatttgaaccctagcccttgccccccacaccccacaagctcttatacttgtggagtgaccatcgcaccaagggtgtgcggtggtgaTCTTGTGCAATTGGTAACACATTATTCTACATGCATGTCATATAAGCTTTAATTATTTGCACTTGAATTAAATATTggcctaattaatcaactttaTTTAATACACTTGTAATTCTAAAACTTGGGTCTAAAAACctaacaattatatatatatatatatatatatttgattatcCAACTAGATTCTTGCTGGTAacagaatgaaaagaaaaaaaaaaaaagttcacgCATAACATATTGTTGTTGCACTGAAACAATAGAAGATCAATGttgtggctctgataccatgttataTTTATGAAAATCTAAATTGAGAGAGtatagagagaagagagagaacgCAGCGCTACTTGATTCGTCTTAACAGCCTGCGTCTACTAAGGAAGTTTTTGATGGTTACATCTTCACTATAatctcaatttttaaaaaaaaaaaaaaaatttacaatgaacCAAATATGGGATATTTATAAGAAgttaaaccctaaaccctaaattAACAATACAAAAAAACCATGATTAACAACTTGTAgtacatatattatttttggcttGCACATTAAGGATTGGGCTTGGGCTTTGATAATTATTGGGCTTGATAACTTTAACATAATTCAATTATCTAAGGACTTCATCATCTTTAGGTACATGCAAGACGTACCCGAGACTTTTGTTATCCTAAATATTGGAGATATTCTAAATATTTGGAGATTATTTGCAATCAAAAGAGCCTCTAGATACACTCCCACACATGCAAATAGAAggaacgaagaaaaaaaaaaaaaaaaaaagagttacaaCCAATTAACCAcaccccaaaaacaaaaaagaaaaagaataagaaaaaatcaagtatatatttatgtaattcAACTTTAGGCCTACGTTCATAGGCTAAGtacttcaagaaaaaaatttcactaacAAAACCAATCTTAAAATACACCCAAAACTGCTCTCtctcacaaataacaaaaagaagaacaaacttatattttctctGAGTGAAATTGTCAAAGGAAAGCAATTTGACCAAGCCGCAGCCCATATATATTTGCTTTGTCAAAGGAATTTATATTCAAGCTACGTTATAAATCGATCTTCACCTAATTAGCTTGAATTAGACTATTCCTCGTCAAATGCCTTCACAAAAACCCATAAATGCTATCTCAGAATGCAAACATTATCAGAATGCAAAGGAACTAACATAGTTATCACGCCAGCTAGATTATTTGCGGTCCcaattttctaaagaaaaatatccCACTCATCAACAATTTTATGTACAAAGTGGAAGCGAATATTAAAATGCCTAGTTTGAGAGTGGTGGAGCTTCTTCGCTGGCTAGATGAATTATTGGGCACTTCGACCATCACAAAATATACATACAGATTtgcattattataaaatatattaattctgCAGTTCAATGATAGTATATACAAATTGTTGACTGAATATAATAAAGTCCGTGCAACACATGGATTTCAGTCTGGTAATAATAAAGTCCGTGGTACAACGTATAACGTAATCTAATGTCCAAGATCAGCATCCAAGATTCGCTTATTTTGGCAAGTTGTTGACTGTTTAACGTTTAAGCAACAACATGCCACCGACGACAACGTACAACGGAATGAGGAAGCTTCATAATCATCTGAATCATCAGCAACAATTGCACCATCATCATAATTTATCAAGAGGATAGGAAAtgggtgtttcttttcataAACTCTGAGAGTACTCCCAAAGTGTTCTTCCCATTCAAGTTGAATAAAGACATTATCACCTTCATCCAATTCATCAGGATCAGGAATAGTGGCTATGACAAGctttttaaaacatttgaaCCATAGGTCGAAAGACCTAAACATAGCCTTGCTTCTCAGAATACGAGATTGTATATCTGATGGCAAGTTGGCAAAAGCACTTCTTACCATagattgggtcttaagactcaatctagcaTAGTCAGTGCCCATTATAGTCATTCTATCCTCTGAATGGatatcctctttgccaaagagttgactaatgtaAGGATCAATTGAAATATTTGGATGGTCAACAAGATGGCTTTTAAAAGCCTCATTTTCTGAAATAAGAGTATTTCCTGGAACAAGGTTTGAAATAAGGTCATTTTCTGAATTAAGGTTAGCATAGCTTATATAAGCTTCATTCTGAGCAGTGAGATTAACAAGGTGGATTTCGAGAGCTTGGAGGGTTGTCTCAAACAAGGAACGATTGTTTCTGGTAAAAGCAGCATAGAGATTATCAAGAATATATTTTATGGAATCTGGTAATTCACTATAAACTCCATTATGAAATTGTAAGGATCTAGATAAGACTTCCTGTAAAGCAATTATCATATCACCACTGGAATATGTCATTTCAGCTGGGACATAtccttgaagggatgttgatccGCTGGGTTTTATCCCAGAAGATGCGCCTTCATGCATTGCAATCTGGGAATAGTCCTGTGTAGGagcttttcctttatttttcttttccataataatccacttattagtggtataaatatgaatattattactattatcccacttattagtggtatttatccaCGCATCATTGTCCGATTCCTGCAAAGAATCATTAATAATGTTAGGATTATGGATAGTATTTAACATTTTGGTACTatgaaaattacctttaaaatcaCCAGTGAAGTTTTGGTAAGAACTCATCACTAATTCTTGAATAAGTTCATTCATGGGAGAATCTTTCTTATAAGgcaaattatcaaaatcaatttcaaactttgaagcaaatttgaattttactttctgtccaaataGATCAGTAGtgattccatcatgttcaacaagaaagggatacaaagTATTAATAAATGGcaaaccaagaatcactttatcagtcatatttttgacaagaacaaaagaaatcttgaaacaaacattatcatggcacacatgagcattattcaattcatactta contains:
- the LOC126724792 gene encoding GDSL esterase/lipase 1-like yields the protein MMGLRFYLCFLVLFTTLFISTHSLGHLCLPEEHVALFIFGDSLFDAGNNNYINTTTDYQANYEPYGKNFFKYSSGRYSDGRIIPDFIAEFAKLSFITPYLHPGYHQYTDGANFASAGAGALVETRQGMVIDLKTQLSYFKNFERLLSEKLDDAEAKTLLSRAVYLINIGANDYVVPFTRNSSIFQSYSQKEYVDMVIGNLTFVIKEIYKEGGRKFGFLNLAPLGCLPLGRALNSGKTNECKHELTALAKLHNKALTEVLHNLENELNGFRYSIADTYTILSERINNPLKYGFKEGYIACCGIGPYKGINSCGGKRSVKEYELCENASEYVFFDTVHPSEKANQQFAELMWSGTPNVTGPYNLKALFEHK